A region from the Desulfuromonadaceae bacterium genome encodes:
- a CDS encoding very short patch repair endonuclease, with product MADVVDPATRSRMMSGIRGKNTRPEMLIRRHLHARGFRYRLHVATLPGKPDIVLPRYRAVILIHGCFWHGHDCHIFKWPASNESFWRNKITRNMAIDERTNLALHQENWRVLTIWECSLKGKYKRPIEQVIDSVEAWLDSNDDIYEIRARNEK from the coding sequence ATGGCTGATGTTGTTGATCCGGCCACTCGAAGCCGGATGATGTCAGGGATTCGGGGGAAAAACACTCGTCCGGAGATGCTGATTCGCCGACATCTTCATGCACGCGGGTTTCGTTACCGACTCCATGTTGCAACGTTACCTGGCAAGCCTGATATCGTCCTTCCCAGATATCGCGCAGTTATCCTGATTCATGGTTGTTTCTGGCATGGGCATGACTGTCATATATTTAAATGGCCTGCCAGCAACGAATCTTTTTGGCGCAACAAAATAACCAGAAACATGGCGATTGATGAGCGGACCAACCTTGCTTTGCATCAAGAAAACTGGAGAGTTCTAACCATTTGGGAGTGTTCTCTGAAAGGGAAATACAAAAGGCCCATTGAACAGGTTATCGACAGTGTGGAAGCCTGGCTTGATAGTAATGACGATATTTATGAAATCAGGGCGCGGAACGAAAAATGA
- the dcm gene encoding DNA (cytosine-5-)-methyltransferase yields MEDEAVWTVKRVIGIHGYDKVAETLDVSTRTVRRWEAGQTGISRSEFLVLEQMALQFFAKHKQHSDFSFIDLFAGIGGLRMAFEEHGGECIFTSEWDSYCQKTYLANFCVDHELAGDINVIVGDVRKHVPVAPDLLVAGFPCQPFSIAGVSKKNALGRPHGFACKEQGNLFFHVASFLEELRPPAFLLENVKNLERHDKGNTFRVIMDTLTKDLGYKVNYKVIDAKGFVPQHRERIFIVGFDGDTDFTWNDFQHPGPKAKTLNDILEPENKVDKKYILSDNLWLYLQNYAAKHKAAGNGFGFGLVGRKDTARTLSARYYKDGSEILIDRGKGKNPRRLTPRECARLMGFPDSFVIPVSDTRAYKQFGNSVVLPVVKEVARIMTPHILELKKDRIGKYEVVLCSTENPDYGQSAPQSPSSRRWVASLEEASVVCRKYIEHWNLGGGNWCGGAGNVMQNGNLVATISYNGKIWPVEAPVLSVNG; encoded by the coding sequence ATGGAAGACGAAGCAGTCTGGACAGTAAAAAGAGTTATCGGCATTCATGGCTACGATAAGGTTGCAGAAACTCTCGATGTTTCTACTCGTACAGTGAGGCGTTGGGAGGCTGGTCAAACCGGAATTTCCCGTAGTGAATTTCTGGTTCTGGAGCAGATGGCATTACAGTTTTTTGCCAAACACAAGCAACATTCCGATTTCTCGTTCATCGATCTGTTTGCCGGAATTGGCGGTTTGCGAATGGCTTTTGAGGAACATGGTGGTGAGTGCATCTTTACCAGCGAGTGGGATTCTTACTGCCAGAAAACTTATCTTGCCAATTTTTGTGTCGATCATGAACTTGCTGGCGACATCAATGTAATTGTTGGCGATGTTCGTAAACACGTTCCTGTTGCACCAGATTTACTGGTGGCCGGTTTCCCCTGTCAACCCTTTTCGATTGCCGGTGTCAGCAAAAAAAATGCACTTGGACGTCCGCATGGTTTCGCCTGCAAAGAGCAGGGAAACCTTTTTTTTCACGTAGCGTCTTTCCTTGAAGAACTTCGCCCCCCGGCATTTTTACTCGAAAATGTTAAAAATCTTGAGCGGCATGATAAGGGGAATACCTTTCGTGTGATCATGGACACTTTAACCAAAGACTTGGGGTACAAGGTTAACTACAAAGTCATTGACGCCAAGGGTTTTGTCCCGCAACATCGTGAGCGGATTTTTATTGTTGGTTTCGATGGCGACACTGATTTTACCTGGAATGACTTTCAGCACCCTGGACCCAAAGCGAAAACGCTCAACGATATTCTTGAACCGGAGAACAAGGTCGACAAGAAGTACATTCTTTCCGACAACCTTTGGCTTTACTTGCAAAACTATGCAGCTAAACACAAGGCGGCAGGGAATGGTTTCGGTTTTGGTTTGGTGGGTAGAAAAGATACTGCTCGGACTCTTTCAGCCCGCTACTACAAAGATGGTAGCGAAATCCTTATTGATCGTGGTAAGGGGAAAAATCCACGGAGATTGACACCGCGTGAATGTGCAAGACTGATGGGTTTTCCTGACAGCTTTGTCATTCCTGTTTCCGATACCAGAGCCTATAAACAGTTCGGAAATTCAGTAGTTTTACCCGTAGTCAAGGAGGTGGCAAGAATCATGACCCCGCATATTCTTGAATTGAAAAAGGATCGAATCGGCAAGTACGAGGTTGTTTTGTGTTCTACAGAAAATCCGGACTATGGACAATCAGCTCCGCAAAGTCCTTCAAGCAGGAGATGGGTTGCCAGTCTTGAGGAGGCTTCTGTTGTTTGTCGGAAATACATCGAACACTGGAATCTTGGTGGTGGCAACTGGTGCGGTGGGGCAGGCAATGTTATGCAAAACGGCAACCTTGTTGCCACTATTTCGTATAACGGAAAAATCTGGCCCGTTGAAGCACCAGTCCTGAGTGTAAATGGCTGA